From a single Methanofollis sp. W23 genomic region:
- a CDS encoding PKD domain-containing protein has product MKIKIMTIVTVLLFCLCIFGSAQSSDMSDAGNNDTAFVSENDPALVSTIAVNETSGVVPFTMNFTGGSVGYTADLWQWFLDDATVPGTEQYFSHTFTVPGTYVITLNATNTSTSVFNTTSLTIVAEENSSDRLLSESSSSDTLKMTSTLSITHPALWSVSPIPGSGNYSNISRIPEIRDGDTIRIWGAEGHTYEDDITIRESNVTVEQWEGSPVRPLIAAKTDGTSTLTIQMVNNVTLRGLDISNNHHSPDWGGGVYVRAATLTIEDSIIDNNTASLRGGGVYVFEGSTLTIRDTAIHNNTATDLGGGVCAESATLTIENAMVNNNTANYGGGVYVQDATATIGNTTIHNNTAGEFGAGVYGCNAGLTIGNTTLSNNTAAQSGGGVYIFQDSTLTIRDTTICDNEAENNYGGGVSVSGGTLAIGDTTIHDNKAQGSGGGVYVGSATLSIENATIYNNKASSGGGVYAGSATSAIEKTTIYNNKATGDYGGGVSVLGGTLTIGNATIHDNTASDGGGVSVSGGTLVIGDTTIHDNTADYGGGVYAYDSRLTLRNNLFSNENNFEAYTRSAYDWHAVFNRTLLLKDNIAGGPYCGGNVWASPAGTGFSDTARDANFDGICDENITFYEFSLGAIHPVVGTDELPLVYNRSRGTLTIATDPAGAILFVDKKDISRTTDAPAALYLPTGEHTILAKKDNLVNTTRVTVSAGEKRALALMLEEAEIIPVISASPGQGLAPLHVVFNGSATGNIEADRWNWTFYDGKAASQNTTHTFSQVGIYSVVLNATNSITGFSNETSRKITVLMSEPVLALSPDSGEAPLSIALNVSCRDEPTAWNLSLGDGRRIDATTPDGINRTVTYPQAGEYTLTLNVSANGCSNETSQAITVLMPEPVLSVSPDSGTAPLDLIIRAGSRGGKPTAWNLSLGDGRWVNATTSDDLNRTVTYPQAGEYTLTLNVSANGCSNETSQTIAVSMPEPVLSVSPKAGPAPLGVRIEAYSPGEPTAWNLSLGDGRWINETTSEDLNRTVTCPQAGDYTLTLNVSANGYSNETSQAISVSMPEPTLSLSPGRGPAPLDVRIQAHSFGEPTAWNLSLGDGRWINETSSDDLNRTVTYPQAGDYTLYLNVSANGYSNETSQAISVSMPEPTISLSPQTGTAPLGVSMEVYSSGQPTAWNFSFGNGTWINATGPDEINRTIIYPEVGDYTLYLNVSANGYSNERSEVITVSPVSSKGSGDASHTDVRSVSDLRKGDRTSLTFTHTAVTKATILPAADIQDLMITVEKRSGPGNGIVPPGAQIYQYDLVNLYKADARDVAEITYTFSIPRDWLAARNALPSLWRYDAPAGMWTEYAAEITGDDTRGVMCEATCPGTGWIALGGVAVDTPVAGEQTTPDVPLTPGDPGSGSAAEETTPMPEATASPLGYAGILIGPGAAALLRRKMRGE; this is encoded by the coding sequence TTGAAAATAAAAATCATGACTATTGTAACAGTGCTTCTCTTTTGTCTATGCATATTCGGTTCTGCTCAATCATCTGATATGTCAGATGCCGGGAATAATGATACAGCTTTTGTTTCCGAAAACGATCCTGCACTGGTATCGACCATTGCGGTGAATGAAACTTCCGGTGTCGTGCCGTTTACGATGAATTTCACCGGGGGTTCAGTCGGGTATACTGCCGATCTCTGGCAATGGTTCCTGGATGATGCTACGGTTCCTGGAACGGAACAATATTTCAGTCATACCTTCACCGTTCCGGGGACGTATGTGATAACCCTTAATGCCACAAACACCAGCACTTCGGTTTTCAATACCACGTCCCTTACGATCGTCGCTGAAGAAAACAGCTCTGACCGTCTCCTGTCAGAATCATCCTCTTCTGATACCCTGAAGATGACCAGTACTCTCTCCATTACCCATCCGGCACTCTGGAGTGTCTCCCCCATTCCGGGGAGCGGGAACTATAGCAATATCTCCCGCATTCCCGAAATCCGCGATGGCGATACCATCCGCATCTGGGGTGCTGAGGGCCACACCTATGAGGACGACATCACCATAAGAGAATCAAATGTTACCGTAGAACAATGGGAAGGATCTCCGGTTCGTCCGCTGATTGCCGCTAAAACAGATGGAACGTCAACACTAACCATACAGATGGTCAATAATGTCACCTTACGTGGCCTGGACATCTCAAATAACCATCATTCCCCTGACTGGGGTGGCGGGGTCTATGTCAGGGCTGCCACGCTGACCATTGAAGACAGCATCATAGATAACAACACCGCCAGTCTCCGGGGTGGCGGGGTGTATGTCTTTGAGGGCAGCACGCTCACCATCAGAGACACCGCCATACACAACAACACCGCCACTGACCTTGGCGGCGGGGTCTGTGCAGAATCCGCCACCCTTACCATTGAAAACGCCATGGTAAACAATAACACGGCCAATTACGGTGGCGGAGTCTATGTCCAGGATGCCACGGCAACCATCGGAAACACCACCATACACAACAACACAGCTGGTGAGTTTGGCGCCGGGGTCTATGGCTGTAATGCCGGTCTCACCATCGGAAACACCACCCTGAGTAACAACACAGCCGCACAAAGTGGTGGCGGGGTGTATATTTTTCAGGACAGTACTCTCACTATCAGGGACACCACCATATGCGACAACGAAGCCGAAAATAATTATGGCGGCGGGGTCTCTGTCTCTGGTGGCACACTGGCCATCGGAGACACCACCATACACGATAACAAAGCCCAGGGTAGTGGCGGCGGGGTCTATGTAGGATCTGCCACCCTTTCCATTGAAAACGCCACCATATACAACAATAAAGCCAGTTCCGGCGGCGGGGTCTATGCCGGTTCTGCCACATCAGCCATTGAAAAGACCACCATATACAACAACAAAGCGACAGGTGATTATGGCGGCGGGGTCTCTGTCTTGGGTGGTACGCTGACCATCGGAAATGCCACCATACATGACAATACAGCCTCTGATGGCGGCGGGGTCTCTGTCTCTGGTGGAACGCTGGTCATCGGGGACACCACCATACACGACAACACAGCTGATTACGGCGGCGGGGTCTATGCATATGACAGCAGACTGACACTCAGAAACAATCTCTTCAGCAATGAGAATAATTTCGAAGCATATACCCGATCAGCATATGACTGGCATGCGGTCTTTAACCGGACCCTGCTTCTGAAAGACAACATTGCCGGCGGGCCCTACTGCGGGGGAAATGTCTGGGCCAGTCCGGCAGGCACCGGCTTTTCAGATACTGCCAGGGATGCCAATTTCGATGGCATCTGTGATGAAAACATCACTTTTTATGAATTCAGTTTAGGCGCCATCCACCCTGTCGTCGGCACCGACGAACTTCCCCTGGTGTATAACCGTTCCCGCGGGACACTGACCATTGCAACAGATCCTGCCGGAGCAATCCTTTTTGTGGATAAAAAAGATATCAGCCGCACCACAGATGCACCGGCCGCCCTCTACCTTCCGACAGGAGAACACACAATTCTCGCAAAGAAGGATAATCTGGTCAATACCACCCGGGTGACCGTCAGTGCAGGAGAGAAACGTGCCCTTGCTCTTATGCTTGAGGAGGCGGAGATTATTCCTGTCATCTCTGCCAGTCCCGGACAGGGTCTCGCGCCATTACACGTCGTCTTCAATGGCAGTGCAACAGGAAATATTGAAGCAGACAGATGGAACTGGACTTTTTATGACGGCAAAGCCGCCTCACAGAATACCACGCACACCTTCAGCCAGGTCGGAATCTATTCGGTTGTGCTGAATGCCACCAACAGTATCACCGGATTCTCAAACGAGACCTCCCGGAAGATAACAGTCTTAATGTCTGAACCTGTTCTGGCACTCTCTCCCGACTCAGGAGAGGCACCTCTGTCCATAGCGCTGAATGTCTCGTGCAGGGACGAACCAACTGCATGGAACCTCTCCCTTGGGGACGGCAGGCGGATCGATGCGACCACTCCGGACGGAATCAACCGGACGGTCACCTACCCGCAGGCAGGTGAGTATACGCTTACCCTGAACGTATCTGCGAACGGGTGCTCGAACGAAACGTCACAGGCGATAACCGTCTTGATGCCTGAACCTGTTCTCTCCGTTTCACCTGATAGCGGAACAGCACCACTGGATCTCATCATCCGGGCAGGGTCACGGGGCGGAAAGCCGACGGCATGGAACCTCTCTCTGGGTGACGGCAGGTGGGTGAATGCGACCACTTCGGATGATCTCAATCGCACCGTCACCTACCCGCAGGCAGGTGAGTATACGCTTACCCTGAACGTATCTGCGAACGGGTGCTCGAACGAAACATCGCAGACAATAGCAGTCTCGATGCCTGAACCGGTTCTCTCGGTTTCACCGAAAGCAGGACCGGCACCACTGGGTGTCAGGATAGAAGCATATTCACCCGGAGAGCCGACGGCATGGAACCTCTCTCTGGGTGACGGCAGGTGGATCAATGAGACCACTTCGGAGGATCTCAATCGCACCGTCACCTGCCCGCAGGCCGGCGACTATACCCTCACCCTGAACGTGTCGGCGAACGGGTATTCCAACGAGACCTCGCAGGCTATATCTGTCTCGATGCCGGAACCGACCCTCTCGCTCTCACCGGGAAGAGGGCCGGCCCCGCTGGATGTCCGGATTCAGGCACATTCATTCGGAGAGCCAACCGCATGGAACCTCTCTCTGGGAGACGGCAGGTGGATCAACGAGACCAGTTCGGATGATCTCAATCGCACCGTCACCTACCCGCAGGCCGGCGACTATACCCTCTATCTGAACGTATCGGCGAACGGGTACTCCAACGAGACCTCGCAGGCGATATCTGTCTCGATGCCTGAACCGACCATCTCGCTCTCACCTCAAACAGGAACGGCCCCGCTGGGTGTCAGCATGGAAGTGTATTCATCAGGACAGCCGACCGCATGGAACTTCTCGTTTGGCAATGGCACGTGGATCAATGCGACCGGTCCGGATGAGATCAACCGGACGATTATCTACCCGGAGGTTGGCGACTATACCCTCTATCTGAACGTATCGGCGAACGGGTATTCCAACGAGAGATCAGAGGTGATAACGGTCTCACCGGTTTCGTCAAAAGGATCCGGAGATGCGTCCCATACCGACGTTCGTTCGGTATCGGATCTGAGAAAAGGCGATCGAACCTCTCTGACATTTACCCACACCGCAGTGACAAAAGCAACAATTCTCCCTGCGGCGGATATCCAGGATCTGATGATCACCGTCGAGAAGAGATCAGGGCCGGGAAACGGCATAGTGCCTCCTGGTGCACAGATTTACCAGTATGATCTCGTGAACCTGTACAAAGCCGATGCCCGGGATGTCGCCGAGATCACCTATACATTCAGCATCCCGAGAGACTGGCTTGCCGCACGAAACGCCCTGCCGTCACTGTGGCGGTATGATGCACCCGCAGGAATGTGGACAGAGTATGCTGCAGAGATCACCGGCGATGACACCCGGGGAGTCATGTGTGAGGCGACCTGTCCGGGCACCGGGTGGATCGCTCTGGGCGGTGTGGCCGTTGACACGCCGGTTGCCGGAGAACAGACGACACCTGACGTTCCCCTTACACCGGGAGATCCGGGATCGGGATCTGCCGCTGAAGAAACAACGCCGATGCCTGAAGCAACCGCCTCACCGCTCGGGTATGCAGGTATACTCATCGGCCCTGGAGCAGCGGCACTTCTCCGGCGAAAAATGAGAGGAGAGTGA
- the twy1 gene encoding 4-demethylwyosine synthase TYW1 translates to MRSRRCDDGSPRGALKKQGYQFFSPESTAAVKPCLWNKRALRGGEMCYKHQFYGISSHRCVQMTPTLKCNQRCLFCWRSFEYEVEETEEYPPEEIVANLRRLQKRALSGYKVSPYVTQERFKEALEPDMVAISLSGEPTCYSRLPELIDLLNAEGYTTFLVSNGTHPEMIRRCHPYQTYISLDAPDRETYLGLCNPVEDFWDKIQESLGELASRRSAIRTTIVKGINDIDPAGYAAIYDAARPTYIEIKGYMYLGYSRNRLSREHMPEHAEVRRFAEAVAEHCEYEITDESPISRVVLLERVE, encoded by the coding sequence ATGCGATCACGACGATGTGATGACGGGAGTCCGAGGGGCGCCCTGAAAAAACAGGGTTACCAATTTTTTTCTCCTGAGTCCACGGCGGCGGTCAAACCGTGCCTGTGGAACAAGCGTGCCCTGCGGGGGGGCGAGATGTGCTACAAGCACCAGTTCTACGGGATCAGCAGTCACCGGTGCGTGCAGATGACTCCGACGCTGAAGTGCAACCAGCGCTGTCTCTTCTGCTGGCGCTCGTTCGAGTACGAGGTCGAGGAGACCGAGGAGTACCCGCCCGAGGAGATCGTGGCCAACCTGAGGCGTCTCCAGAAGCGGGCGCTCTCCGGCTACAAGGTCTCGCCGTACGTGACCCAGGAGCGGTTCAAGGAGGCGCTCGAGCCCGACATGGTCGCGATCTCGCTCTCAGGCGAGCCGACCTGCTACTCACGCCTGCCCGAGTTGATCGACCTTCTCAATGCCGAGGGCTACACGACGTTCCTGGTCTCGAACGGGACGCACCCTGAGATGATCAGGCGGTGCCACCCCTATCAGACCTACATCTCCCTGGACGCCCCAGACCGCGAGACCTATCTTGGGCTCTGCAACCCGGTCGAAGACTTCTGGGATAAAATCCAGGAGAGTCTTGGGGAACTTGCCTCCAGGCGGTCGGCGATCAGGACGACGATCGTCAAAGGGATCAACGATATCGACCCGGCAGGGTATGCGGCGATCTATGATGCGGCAAGGCCGACCTATATCGAGATAAAAGGATACATGTATCTCGGATACAGTCGTAACCGTCTGTCACGAGAGCATATGCCCGAACACGCCGAGGTCCGCCGGTTTGCCGAGGCGGTCGCCGAACATTGTGAATATGAGATCACGGACGAGTCCCCGATTTCAAGGGTCGTCCTGTTGGAGAGAGTGGAATGA
- a CDS encoding type II toxin-antitoxin system HicB family antitoxin, translating to MRRVSYRILLRKESEGGYTVTVPTLPGCATCGGTIEETIAMAKESIETYLEDLAERGEEIPTEEDTLEYTLTIEAHA from the coding sequence ATGCGCCGCGTCAGTTACCGCATTCTTCTGCGAAAAGAGTCGGAAGGAGGCTACACCGTCACGGTACCGACACTCCCGGGCTGCGCCACCTGTGGGGGTACGATCGAGGAGACGATCGCCATGGCAAAAGAGTCGATCGAGACCTACCTGGAAGATCTGGCTGAAAGAGGAGAAGAGATCCCGACCGAGGAGGACACCCTTGAATATACGCTGACCATCGAAGCACATGCCTGA
- the argS gene encoding arginine--tRNA ligase, giving the protein MFLETRKKIEEALRACTGEEEVDVVDGGEHADFATTIAFTLAKKQRKSPVIIAGELAAELKARLAPSGVIVESTGPYINFTVGEAYIQEALRAALEPGFGALPAQTERVLLEHTSANPNGPLHVGHIRNSILGDTLARTFRKAGYPLEVQYYVNDMGRQIAIVSWGFDHLEIPAHEDEKEDHHIARVYVAANRAIEEHPEIKAEIDHRMQLIEEGDPETSRKFREVVSHCLEGFKTTMKKLNVVHDRFVWESDFIRNGDMDQVIERIERMPQARHDGTLALDLTECGFEKDYVIRRSDGTSVYAARDLAYHTWKGRNFSRNIDILGADHKLIGAQLQCTLKLLGEKAPEIVTFEFVSLPEGSMSTRAGKFISADELIAQVTNKAFAEVSERRPELPECDREQIARSVALAAIRYDIIKISPEKSTVFDWEEALNFERQSGPYVQYSHARASSILEKAGEFEPAFVFTDEHEVALAKEIARFPAVIDQVVSDLRPHILAAYARDLADLFNTFYRYVPVLKSEGTTRQSRLTLVKAAQNTLKEALETLGIDAITTM; this is encoded by the coding sequence ATGTTCCTCGAAACACGCAAAAAAATTGAGGAGGCTCTCCGGGCATGCACCGGAGAGGAGGAGGTCGACGTCGTCGACGGGGGTGAACACGCCGACTTTGCCACGACGATCGCCTTTACCCTGGCAAAGAAACAGCGCAAGTCGCCGGTGATCATCGCCGGCGAACTGGCCGCAGAACTGAAAGCGCGGCTCGCCCCCTCCGGGGTCATCGTCGAGTCGACAGGGCCGTACATCAACTTCACGGTCGGCGAGGCATATATCCAGGAGGCCCTCAGGGCCGCCCTGGAACCGGGCTTTGGAGCGCTCCCGGCACAGACCGAGCGGGTGCTCCTCGAACACACGAGCGCCAACCCCAACGGCCCCCTCCATGTCGGGCATATCAGGAACTCGATCCTCGGCGACACCCTGGCGCGGACCTTCAGGAAGGCGGGGTATCCCCTCGAGGTCCAGTATTATGTGAACGACATGGGGCGCCAGATCGCCATCGTCTCGTGGGGGTTTGATCATCTCGAGATCCCGGCCCATGAGGACGAGAAGGAAGACCACCACATCGCGAGGGTCTATGTGGCGGCGAACCGGGCGATCGAGGAGCACCCCGAGATCAAGGCCGAGATCGACCACCGGATGCAGCTCATCGAGGAGGGCGACCCCGAAACGAGCAGGAAGTTCAGGGAAGTCGTCTCCCATTGTCTCGAAGGGTTCAAGACGACGATGAAGAAGCTCAATGTCGTCCACGACCGGTTTGTCTGGGAGTCTGACTTCATCCGCAACGGGGACATGGACCAGGTCATCGAACGGATCGAGCGGATGCCGCAGGCACGGCACGACGGCACCCTGGCCCTCGACCTGACCGAGTGTGGGTTCGAGAAGGACTACGTGATCAGGCGTTCTGACGGCACCTCGGTCTATGCGGCCCGCGACCTCGCCTATCACACCTGGAAGGGGCGCAATTTCAGCCGGAACATCGATATCCTGGGCGCCGACCACAAGCTCATCGGGGCGCAGCTCCAGTGCACCCTGAAACTTCTCGGCGAGAAGGCGCCCGAGATCGTTACTTTCGAGTTCGTCTCCCTGCCAGAGGGCTCGATGTCGACGCGGGCCGGGAAGTTCATCTCGGCCGACGAACTCATCGCCCAGGTGACGAACAAGGCCTTCGCCGAGGTCTCTGAACGCCGGCCCGAGCTTCCCGAGTGCGACCGCGAGCAGATCGCACGTTCGGTCGCCCTCGCCGCGATCAGGTACGACATCATCAAGATCTCGCCAGAGAAGTCGACGGTCTTTGACTGGGAGGAGGCCCTCAACTTCGAGCGGCAGAGCGGACCGTACGTCCAGTACTCCCATGCCCGCGCCAGTTCGATCCTGGAGAAGGCCGGGGAGTTCGAACCGGCCTTCGTCTTCACCGACGAGCACGAGGTCGCCCTGGCAAAAGAGATCGCACGGTTCCCGGCGGTCATCGACCAGGTGGTCTCTGACCTGCGCCCGCACATCCTGGCGGCATATGCCCGCGACCTCGCCGACCTCTTCAACACCTTCTACCGGTATGTGCCGGTGCTGAAGAGCGAGGGGACGACCAGGCAGAGCAGGCTGACCCTGGTGAAGGCGGCGCAGAACACCCTCAAGGAAGCCCTGGAGACACTTGGTATCGATGCGATCACGACGATGTGA
- a CDS encoding RNB domain-containing ribonuclease, which yields MHEHAPIDLEAIARGAMADYGFSPEFSMGVEREVGMIETPAAPDDVPDLSSLLWSSIDNVDSMDLDQIEHCERTRRGGILVRVAIADVDAAVPAGSATDRHAAHNATSVYTGVETFSMLPERLSHGITSLLPGPPRLAVVVEYTVQRDGSTRPGRMYRALVANKAKLIYEEVGDWLDGVGDPPAAVADRPGLKEQLLLQDEAARRLRNYRFEHGALDLETIEATPVMEEGRVSGFVVPRQNAARRLIEEFMIGANQATVAFLERAGVPMIQRVVLTPKDWHGIVATAAEYGWRLPKRPNSKALSKFVSRQKKADPEGFPDLSLTIVKLIGHGIYLAFTPGDPPYGHFGLAVTDYTHGTAPNRRYVDLVIQRQVKAALRGEACPYSRDDLDYLAAWLSDRERAAEKVERFVHKAAAAVLLQDRIGETFDAIVTGASEKGTYARLVSPPVEGRVMEGEHGLYVGKTVRVRLTRTDPYLGHIDFARV from the coding sequence ATGCACGAACACGCACCCATCGACCTGGAGGCGATCGCACGGGGAGCCATGGCGGACTACGGGTTCTCTCCGGAATTCTCCATGGGCGTCGAGCGCGAGGTCGGCATGATCGAGACGCCGGCCGCCCCCGACGACGTCCCCGACCTCTCGTCCCTCCTCTGGTCGTCCATCGACAATGTCGACTCCATGGACCTCGACCAGATCGAGCACTGCGAACGCACTCGCCGCGGCGGGATCCTGGTCAGGGTGGCGATCGCCGACGTGGACGCCGCGGTGCCGGCGGGGTCGGCGACCGACCGGCACGCCGCTCATAACGCCACCTCGGTCTACACCGGGGTCGAGACCTTCTCCATGCTCCCTGAGCGCCTCTCCCACGGGATCACCTCCTTGCTCCCTGGCCCGCCCCGTCTCGCGGTCGTCGTCGAGTACACCGTGCAGAGGGACGGGAGCACCAGACCTGGCAGGATGTACAGGGCGCTCGTGGCCAACAAGGCAAAACTGATCTACGAGGAGGTCGGCGACTGGCTGGACGGCGTCGGCGACCCCCCTGCGGCCGTCGCCGACCGTCCGGGGCTCAAAGAGCAACTCCTCCTCCAGGACGAAGCGGCGCGACGGCTGCGAAACTACCGGTTCGAGCACGGGGCGCTCGACCTCGAGACCATCGAGGCCACGCCGGTGATGGAGGAGGGGCGGGTGAGCGGGTTCGTCGTCCCGCGGCAGAATGCGGCGCGGCGCCTCATCGAGGAGTTCATGATCGGGGCCAATCAGGCGACGGTCGCATTTCTGGAGAGGGCCGGCGTCCCGATGATCCAGCGGGTCGTGCTCACCCCGAAAGACTGGCACGGGATCGTGGCGACCGCCGCCGAATACGGGTGGCGCCTCCCGAAGAGGCCCAACTCGAAGGCCCTCTCGAAGTTCGTTTCGAGGCAGAAGAAGGCCGACCCCGAAGGCTTCCCCGACCTCTCGCTGACGATCGTGAAACTCATCGGGCACGGGATCTATCTGGCCTTCACCCCGGGCGACCCCCCGTACGGCCACTTCGGGCTCGCGGTCACCGACTACACCCACGGCACAGCCCCGAACCGGCGCTACGTCGATCTCGTCATCCAGCGCCAGGTGAAGGCGGCCCTCCGCGGGGAGGCGTGCCCGTACTCCCGCGACGACCTTGACTATCTTGCCGCATGGCTGAGCGATCGCGAGAGGGCGGCCGAGAAGGTGGAGCGGTTCGTGCACAAGGCAGCGGCCGCAGTGCTGCTCCAGGACCGGATAGGGGAGACATTTGATGCGATCGTCACCGGGGCCTCTGAGAAAGGGACCTATGCCAGGCTCGTCTCCCCGCCGGTCGAAGGGCGGGTGATGGAGGGCGAGCACGGGCTCTATGTCGGAAAAACGGTCCGCGTCCGCCTGACACGCACCGACCCGTACCTCGGCCATATCGATTTTGCACGGGTCTGA
- the sepS gene encoding O-phosphoserine--tRNA ligase, which produces MRFDPEEWKERARKDFEAAWHEGPQTLSPPGMAGTYPRKFYPRARPHPIAETIQRLREVYLGMGFSEARVPLFIEEQDVYKQFGPEASAVLDRVFYLGGLPRPNVGIGKKRLEEIGAILEREVTDVEEEKLRETLHAYKKGTVDGDELTHELAEVLSCDDGLVVRIMDEVFPEFRELAPESSRTTLRSHMTSGWFLTLGAMWEKAPLPVRMFSIDRCFRREQEEGPTRLMTYHSASCIVAGEDVTIEDGKAVSEALLSAFGFTDFEFRPDEKRSKYYIPDTQTEVYAKHPEIGWVEVATFGMYSPAALAQYGVGVPVMNLGLGVERLAMIEYQADDIRALTYPQFFPQHFTDLDIARAIWMREEPQTATGREIARAVVATATEHAAAPSPCAFTAWEGDLFGRKVRVSVVEDEEDSKLCGPATFNEVYVQDGKVLGVPNTPQFGKVRKKGTPAHISYVQTVAALAAARIEEGVRCGEEASVQVKMAKVPSDVNLRIAGHAMRYLTDNNKKIDLRGPVFVTVRAEIVE; this is translated from the coding sequence ATGAGATTTGATCCAGAAGAATGGAAGGAACGTGCACGCAAGGACTTCGAGGCGGCATGGCATGAGGGGCCGCAGACCCTGAGCCCGCCAGGGATGGCAGGGACGTACCCGCGGAAATTTTACCCGCGGGCACGCCCGCACCCGATCGCCGAGACGATCCAGCGCCTGCGCGAGGTCTACCTGGGCATGGGGTTCTCCGAGGCGCGGGTCCCGCTCTTCATCGAGGAGCAGGATGTCTACAAGCAGTTCGGGCCTGAGGCGAGCGCGGTCCTGGACCGGGTCTTTTATCTGGGCGGTCTGCCGCGCCCGAACGTGGGGATCGGCAAGAAGCGTCTGGAGGAGATCGGGGCGATCCTGGAGCGCGAGGTCACGGACGTAGAGGAAGAAAAACTCCGCGAGACCCTGCATGCCTACAAGAAGGGGACGGTTGACGGGGACGAGTTGACTCACGAACTTGCAGAGGTGCTCTCGTGCGACGACGGGCTGGTGGTCAGGATCATGGACGAGGTCTTCCCTGAGTTCAGGGAACTTGCCCCCGAGTCCTCGCGCACGACCCTGCGTTCGCACATGACTTCGGGATGGTTCCTCACCCTGGGGGCGATGTGGGAGAAGGCGCCCCTGCCGGTCAGGATGTTCTCGATTGACCGGTGTTTCCGCCGCGAGCAGGAGGAGGGGCCGACCAGGTTGATGACCTATCACTCGGCTTCCTGCATCGTGGCCGGGGAGGACGTGACGATCGAGGACGGGAAGGCGGTTTCAGAGGCGCTTCTCTCGGCTTTCGGGTTCACCGACTTCGAGTTCCGTCCCGACGAGAAGCGGTCCAAATATTATATCCCCGACACCCAGACCGAGGTCTATGCGAAGCACCCTGAGATCGGGTGGGTCGAGGTGGCCACTTTCGGGATGTATTCCCCGGCGGCCCTGGCGCAGTACGGCGTCGGGGTGCCGGTGATGAACCTGGGCCTCGGGGTCGAGCGTCTGGCGATGATCGAGTATCAGGCCGACGATATCAGGGCGCTCACCTACCCGCAGTTCTTCCCGCAGCATTTCACCGACCTGGATATCGCACGGGCGATCTGGATGCGGGAGGAGCCGCAGACCGCCACGGGGCGAGAGATCGCACGGGCGGTCGTCGCCACGGCGACCGAGCATGCGGCCGCCCCCTCGCCCTGCGCCTTCACCGCGTGGGAGGGCGACCTCTTCGGCCGGAAGGTCCGCGTCTCGGTCGTGGAGGACGAGGAGGACTCGAAGCTCTGCGGTCCTGCGACCTTCAACGAGGTCTATGTGCAGGACGGCAAGGTGCTCGGCGTCCCCAACACCCCGCAGTTCGGGAAGGTCAGGAAGAAGGGCACCCCGGCGCATATCTCGTATGTGCAGACGGTGGCGGCGCTGGCGGCGGCGAGGATCGAGGAGGGCGTCCGCTGCGGCGAGGAAGCGAGCGTGCAGGTGAAGATGGCGAAGGTGCCGTCTGACGTGAACCTCAGGATCGCGGGGCACGCGATGCGCTACCTGACTGATAATAATAAGAAGATCGATCTCCGCGGCCCGGTGTTTGTGACCGTGCGGGCGGAGATTGTGGAATAA
- a CDS encoding HEPN domain-containing protein produces METLEGLRRRRVIKKFRPEPGTVENAMDLARRDVAVAGTMLGGNSDWAYSIAYNAMLQAGRALMFSKGYRPSGANQHIAVVRFVGLFLDPEVVIAFDRMRRKRHITVYDMAGIVSEQEAEHAVARAEGFLDLIEGHLASG; encoded by the coding sequence TTGGAGACGCTTGAAGGACTGCGACGCCGACGGGTCATCAAAAAGTTCAGGCCTGAACCAGGGACAGTGGAGAATGCCATGGACCTTGCACGACGGGACGTGGCGGTCGCCGGCACCATGCTCGGGGGCAACAGCGATTGGGCCTACTCCATCGCCTACAATGCCATGCTCCAGGCCGGGCGGGCGTTAATGTTCTCGAAGGGCTATCGGCCTTCCGGCGCAAACCAGCACATCGCGGTGGTCAGGTTCGTCGGACTTTTCCTTGACCCTGAGGTCGTGATCGCCTTCGACCGGATGCGGCGAAAACGGCACATCACGGTCTATGACATGGCAGGCATCGTCTCAGAGCAGGAGGCGGAGCACGCGGTCGCCCGTGCAGAGGGGTTCCTGGACCTCATCGAGGGGCATCTCGCGTCAGGGTGA
- a CDS encoding type II toxin-antitoxin system HicA family toxin, which yields MVRTRVSHHLYRHPETGRRVTVPDQAKDPPTGTLLEILRQAGIKREDLEDLT from the coding sequence CTGGTACGAACACGGGTCAGCCACCACCTTTACCGTCACCCGGAGACTGGACGGCGCGTGACGGTCCCGGACCAGGCAAAGGATCCACCCACGGGCACTCTTCTTGAAATTCTCCGACAGGCAGGGATCAAAAGAGAAGATCTCGAAGACCTCACATGA